One Malassezia restricta chromosome III, complete sequence DNA segment encodes these proteins:
- a CDS encoding solute carrier family 24 (sodium potassium calcium exchanger), member 1, protein MPWDERRSSSPWHARRPRRSAFESFDEAQWLSGVREHLRTALVGPPPPASDMPWIRDRRRPLTLSSSDDEQEPAMEEDPRAKAHLSLTADAMEEVLALGGIVDQDDQGPVHLDGFAEQVWRVDTPSTSQAPSSLLSAFQRDTTGPVDFDALLQFRARMAQRTSPTPHIQVLDHDAGPPDTLMQAEEDAPMDARPSLPDSFLSHAPQTEPMTQAPHPPSPILVLSDSDHESDHAGSMHPTHDRCVPHETRGALYEESDEDSDENVSEDESEEEEDEIQDESEEESEEESEEKGEEEGEEEGEEEGGEVSEDKEDEVEVDSEDKAGEESEEEGGEESQANEGGERQDEGEEESEEEGGEEGEEEGGEESQDDLKVNETREEQEGEKRQEEEDESESGKDQKSPERADENEQEETPIEEPKSQEVHPPSQDRGLPDHPAAAPKDEADQAHDNEYIAENRSGHAVMPTYDLARSVNPSMLLSRTDADTLASPTPRPLPPPSHGPYQRLALSKLTGAPSFIVPSLTCDPHVLEEEGAELGDVLPDGLDMAPLDPDTLPEPVLSTLCRIVGFSMLDDVYVMPSPTSEPAPDAIRKRPRRSSPTAPLQMRLRTPEERRPPRHYSPDL, encoded by the coding sequence ATGCCGTGGGACGAACGACGCTCGTCCTCGCcgtggcatgcgcgccggccgcgtCGCTCGGCGTTTGAGAGCTTCGATGAGGCACAGTGGCTTTCGGGTGTGCGCGAACATCTGCGCACAGCCCTGGTTGGaccaccgccgcctgcatcaGACATGCCTTGGATTCGCGACCGACGGCGACCGCTCACGCTCTCGTCGTCAGACGATGAGCAGGAGCCTGCGATGGAGGAAGACCCACGCGCCAAGGCGCACCTTTCACTGACCGCCGACGCTATGGAGGAAGTGCTTGCCCTGGGTGGTATTGTGGATCAAGACGACCAGGGGCCTGTGCACTTGGACGGCTTTGCAGAGCAAGTGTGGCGCGTCGATACGCCATCGACGTCACAGGCGCCCTCCTCGTTGCTGTCTGCTTTTCAGCGCGATACCACAGGCCCAGTCGActttgatgcgctgctgcagtTCCGTGCCCGgatggcgcagcgcacgagccCTACACCCCACATTCAAGTGTTGGACCACGATGCCGGTCCGCCAGATACCCTAATGCAGGCGGAAGAGGACGCGCCGATGGATGCACGGCCGTCGCTGCCCGACTCGTTCCTATCTCATGCTCCGCAGACTGAGCCGATGACGCAGGCCCCCCACCCTCCTTCGCCGATCCTTGTCCTGTCCGACAGTGATCATGAGTCGGATCACGCGGGAAGCATGCACCCAACGCACGATCGGTGCGTGCCTCACGAAACGAGAGGCGCTCTTTATGAGGAAAGCGACGAGGACAGTGATGAGAATGTCTCGGAGGACGAAAGtgaggaggaagaagacgagaTCCAGGACGAAAGCGAGGAGGAAAGTGAGGAGGAAAGCGAAGAGAAAGGAGAAGAGGAAGGAGAAGAGGAAGGAGAAGAGGAAGGAGGGGAAGTCAGCGAAGATAAAGAGGACGAGGTCGAAGTGGATAGCGAGGATAAAGCAGGGGAGGAAAGCGAGGAGGAAGGAGGGGAGGAAAGCCAAGCTAATGAAGGGGGGGAAAGACAAGATGAAGGAGAGGAAGAGAGTGAAGAGGAAGGAGGGGAGGAAGGTGAAGAGGAAGGAGGGGAGGAGAGCCAAGATGACCTGAAAGTGAACGAGACGCGTGAAGAGCAAGAGGGCGAGAAACGCcaagaggaagaagacgaatCGGAAAGCGGAAAAGATCAGAAAAGTCCAGAGCGAGCAGACGAGAATGAACAGGAGGAAACACCTATAGAAGAGCCGAAAAGTCAAGAGGTGCATCCACCCAGTCAAGATCGAGGGCTCCCAGATCATCCAGCTGCGGCTCCCAAGGACGAGGCAGACCAGGCTCACGACAACGAATACATCGCTGAGAACAGATCTGGCCATGCTGTGATGCCGACATACGACCTGGCACGCTCCGTGAATCCGTCCATGCTCTTGTCTCGCACAGACGCCGACACGCTTGCCTCGCCCACTCCGCGTCCCCTGCCCCCTCCATCCCATGGCCCATATCAGCGCCTGGCCCTGTCCAAGCTCACCGGAGCACCGAGTTTTATCGTGCCTTCACTCACCTGCGATCCACAcgtgctggaagaagagggCGCTGAGCTCGGCGATGTGCTCCCAGACGGCCTCGACATGGCGCCCCTCGATCCAGACACGTTGCCCGAACCCGTACTCTCTACTTTATGCCGGATCGTCGGCTTTTCCATGCTCGATGACGTATACGTCATGCCATCTCCCACGTCTGAGCCTGCGCCAGATGCGATCCGCAAGCGACCGCGCCGCTCTTCACCGACGGCGCCCCTCCAAATGCGCCTCCGAACGCCGGAAGAACGTCGACCTCCACGGCATTATTCGCCCGATCTATAG
- a CDS encoding guanine nucleotide-binding protein G(I)/G(S)/G(T) subunit beta-1: MPWGQDSLSRRDALERAAPKEADTTSVASDVPPIKQLALRRTSVLRSQWSKMVALDWSQDSQHILTASQDGYMIVWNAEEGYKVQAMKLPVLWVLCCAYSPSGRLVASGGLDNACTLYNMAERKKPYDVPMAKRLLRHKDYISACRFASDHELWTASGDGTVMQWDVQSDQVVSTLDAKQGDVLCLQMSPTDPHTLLTGGTSALVHMWDKRTTGIVRTFEGHRADVNALDFFPDGSAFATACEDSLCRLFDVRTGSELLSLDRPPPRSAATAVAFSSSGRLLFSGYDTHKMCVWDTLRGERISMLHAGHTHMAYLGRSPDGRFVASAGWDGKTIVWGI, translated from the coding sequence ATGCCTTGGGGGCAGGATTCGTTGAGTCGGCGAGACGCGTTagagcgcgctgcgccgaaAGAGGCGGATACGACGTCGGTCGCCTCGGATGTGCCGCCTATCAAGCAGCTggcgctgcgacgcacgTCCGTGCTCCGCAGCCAGTGGTCCAAGATGGTGGCGCTGGACTGGTCGCAGGACAGCCAGCACATTCTCACAGCGTCGCAAGACGGCTACATGATCGTGTGGAATGCCGAGGAAGGGTACAAGGTCCAGGCTATGAAGCTGCCTGTGCTCTGGGTCCTGTGCTGCGCCTATTCGCCTTCGGGACGACTCGTCGCGTCGGGCGGCCTGGACAATGCGTGCACGCTGTACAATATGGCTGAGCGCAAGAAGCcgtacgacgtgccgatggCCAAGCGGCTGCTGCGTCACAAGGACTATAtcagcgcgtgccgcttCGCCAGCGACCATGAGCTGTGGACGGCGTCCGGCGACGGCACCGTGATGCAGTGGGATGTCCAAAGCGACCAAGTCGTGTCTACGCTCGATGCGAAGCAGGGAGATGTGCTGTGCCTGCAAATGTCGCCCACGGACCCACACACGCTTCTGACGGGCGGAACAagtgcgctcgtgcacatgtGGGACAAGCGCACCAccggcatcgtgcgcacgtTTGAGGGCCACCGAGCCGATGTCAATGCTCTCGACTTTTTTCCCGACGGGAGTGCCTTTGCCACGGCGTGTGAGGACTCGCTGTGCCGCCTCTTTGACGTGCGGACCGGCAGCGAGCTCCTGTCGCTGGATCGTCCGCCGCCACGCTCGGCCGCTACGGCCGTGGCCTTTTCGTCCTCGGGCCGCCTGCTGTTCAGTGGGTACGACACCCACAAGATGTGCGTGTgggacacgctgcgtggcgagcgcatcagcatgctgcatgcgggccacacgcacatggcgTATCTGGGCCGCAGTCCGGACGGCAGGTTCGTCGCATCGGCCGGCTGGGACGGCAAGACCATAGTATGGGGTATCTAG
- a CDS encoding 37S ribosomal protein RSM22 yields MHASLWWRRVATGVAEPRRTPKASELAQAAAMSAAIGHEATEPLDPTLRYAFLRHEEASATRQRLSPAARLGSSKVHGNAIVSMPASLHTRLSAMIRASHKEQLRRDAEHVAQLERRASHDDGTGLALRASQHFVQHLPRQRAVPLYLATQFPARYAVLVRVLDEARRRLAAPHGASAWHPTHVVDYCAHTSEALWAYDHVFGARHLREYVAEARHSTLLKALAELQDDDAWSHIRTVFRVRGDKPHVHREAPQDAAAPRRLGLHAYGLSAAASDTAREREVLRMWKSEADVLVLVEEATPRGFACLASARSQLLSLGRASTTPCHIVAPCPHDQACPLLSDAPASRKAPSTCSYTQLFHMPPFMRATTQQHRGDAATSYCYLIVQRGPRPSLDASTAAWTPRVPEPLQPHVPRSVQRLAESARIGVLDALRSGRERDTNETPDATDACTSALEHAGIDEHRVMQTDAYTWPRLLRPPLKKGGHVTMDACCASGDLRRFTLPRSAGRQAYQDARKVLHGELYAHMHAGSRSSTSVPASASSADEYVRLGPDAQWEAQTHGRVSKRVSSRAPKHRLADLDHATRTTRQPSRSDLDALLALDS; encoded by the coding sequence ATGCATGCCTCGTTGTGGTGGCGTCGAGTGGCCACGGGTGTTGCGGAGCCGCGCCGTACGCCCAAGGCGTCGGAGCTCGCCCAAGCGGCTGCTATGAGTGCCGCGATAGGGCACGAGGCGACAGAGCCCCTGGATCCGACGTTGCGGTATGCGTTTCTGCGGCACGAGGAAGCGTCTGCGACGCGGCAGCGTCTATCGCCTGCGGCGCGGCTAGGCAGCAGCAAGGTGCATGGGAATGCGATCGTGAGCAtgcctgcgtcgctgcaTACGCGGTTGAGTGCGATGATCCGCGCGAGTCACAaggagcagctgcgccgtgaTGCGGAGCATGTAGCTCAgctggagcgccgcgcgtcgcatgaCGACGGCACTGggctggcgctgcgtgcgtcTCAGCACTTTGTGCAGCATCTGCCGCGGCAGCGTGCGGTGCCGCTGTACCTAGCTACGCAGTTTCCTGCACGCTACGCTGTGCTGGTGCGTGTGttggacgaggcgcggcgccggttagccgcgccgcacggtGCGTCTGCGTGGCATCcgacgcacgtcgtcgatTACTGTGCGCACACGTCGGAGGCGCTGTGGGCGTACGACCACGTATTTGGTGCGCGCCACCTGCGTGAATACGTGGCGGAGGCGCGCCACAGCACgctgctcaaggcgctcgcggagctgcaggacgacgacgcgtggtCTCATATACGCACTGTATTtcgtgtgcgtggcgacaagccgcatgtgcatcgAGAAGCGCCACAggacgcagcggcgcctaggcgcctcggcctccaTGCCTATGGCCTgagcgccgctgcgtccgacacagcgcgcgagcgcgaagtgctgcgcatgtggaAGAGCGAGGCcgatgtgctggtgctCGTCGAAGAGGCGACGCCGCGTGGATTCGCATGTCTggcctcggcgcgctcgcagCTCCTGTCGTTGGGCCGCGCCTCtacgacgccgtgccatATCGTCGCGCCGTGCCCGCATGATCAGGCGTGTCCGCTGCTGTCggatgcgcctgcgtctcGCAAGGCACCGTCAACATGCTCGTACACGCAGCTCTTCCACATGCCGCCGTTCATgcgtgcgacgacgcagcagcaccgcggcgacgcagcgacgtcgtACTGCTACCTGatcgtccagcgcggccCGCGGCCGAGCCTCGAtgcgtcgacggcggcctGGACGCCGCGTGTGCCTGAGCCTCTCCAGCCGCATGTGCCTCGCAgcgtgcagcgcctggccGAGTCGGCGCGCATAGGTGTGCTGGACGCCCTGCGCAGTGGGCGTGAGCGCGACACAAACGAGACGCCGGACGCCACGGACGCGTGCACGtcggcgctcgagcacgccggcatcgacgagcacCGCGTGATGCAGACGGATGCATACACATGGCCGCGCCTCCTCCGGCCGCCGCTGAAAAAGGGCGGGCACGTCACGATGGATGCCTGCTGTGCGTCCGGCGATCTTCGGCGCTTCACACTCCCGCGCTCAGCCGGGCGCCAAGCGTACCAGGACGCACGCAAGGTCCTGCATGGCGAGCTGTACGCGCATATGCACGCAGGCAgccgctcgtcgacgagcgtccCTGcgtcggcctcgtccgcggACGAGTacgtgcgcctcgggcCTGATGCGCAGTGGGAGGCCCAGACGCACGGCCGCGTGTCGAAGCGCGTCTCGAGTCGCGCACCCAAGCACCGCCTCGCGGACCTCGATcatgcgacgcgcacgacgcgccaaCCGAGCCGAAGCGAcctcgacgcgctcctGGCCCTCGATTCGTAG
- a CDS encoding protein DGCR14, with the protein MSLLVPPRAGERTARNQTVLDEETYTRGLSRIIERDFFPDLPRLRAHNAYVHALEEGDVDTIEACAHALVEAEAGEAEAGSSMSIGEYQARYTTEDNASFAQLLEVDAQRRRAKEARGAATRPPSTQRIEAPTREALPPAPPKRGMMPPPDVPRVRYAKTRLVSLPDSAPSTPSRSVVDDAIQASSTPQIGGYRFVQATPRNVREPSTPTSRRWHDLSPAARTLLQRTSRGAGGLYRSAPSTPRWTPTPSPASRRH; encoded by the coding sequence ATGTCGCTGCTAGTCCCGCCTCGGGCGGGCGAGCGAACGGCGCGGAACCAAACGGTGCTGGATGAAGAGACGTATACGCGCGGCCTGTCTCGCATTATTGAGCGCGACTTCTTTCCCGATCTCCCGCGACTGCGCGCGCATAATGCGTATGTGCACGCCCTGGAGGAGGGTGACGTGgacacgatcgaggcgtgtgcgcatgcgcttgtCGAGGCGGAGGCGGGCGAGGCGGAGGCAGGCAGCAGCATGAGCATCGGCGAGTACCAGGCGCGGTACACGACGGAGGACAATGCCTCgttcgcgcagctgctggaggtggatgcgcagcggcggcgggcCAAGGAGGCCAGGGgtgctgcgacgcgccctCCGAGTACGCAGCGCATAGaagcgccgacgcgcgaagcgctgccgcccgcgccgccgaaGCGTGGCatgatgccgccgcccgacGTGCCCCGCGTGCGATACGccaagacgcgcctcgtATCGCTCCCGGACTCGGCGCCGTCCACACCCAgccgcagcgtcgtggacgacgcgatCCAGgcatccagcacgccgcAGATCGGCGGCTACCGCTTTGTCCAGGCGACGCCGCGCAACGTCCGCGAGCCATCGACACCGACGTCACGCCGCTGGCACGACCTGAGTCCGGCCGCGCGGACACTGCTCCAGCGCACGAGTCGGGGCGCAGGCGGCTTGTaccgcagcgcgccatcgacgccgcggtggacgccgacgcccaGTCCTGCGTCACGGCGTCACTAG